The following are encoded together in the Bradymonas sediminis genome:
- a CDS encoding DUF2914 domain-containing protein: protein MKTRKPNLIAYFVGALMLVAVPVTAQQKAPADAKMAKPAVEKKAVKKVEATKTPARAATASAAGLQVVEAKAAGGVTDREAVDAASSFAPGDEVTVWAAIRNTDSARDIKMVWFANNKEVSSLDIEVGKSWRWRTWMKSKVWAGDWKVEIQDGSGTVLETVEFSVKAT from the coding sequence ATGAAGACCCGAAAACCGAACCTCATCGCATATTTCGTGGGCGCGTTGATGCTTGTCGCGGTTCCCGTCACGGCCCAGCAGAAGGCGCCGGCCGACGCGAAGATGGCGAAACCCGCGGTTGAGAAGAAGGCCGTTAAGAAGGTGGAGGCGACCAAGACGCCGGCGCGCGCGGCGACTGCGTCGGCCGCTGGGCTGCAGGTGGTCGAGGCGAAGGCCGCAGGCGGGGTCACTGATCGCGAGGCGGTCGACGCGGCTTCTTCCTTTGCGCCCGGCGACGAGGTCACCGTCTGGGCCGCGATTCGAAATACCGACAGCGCCAGGGATATTAAGATGGTCTGGTTCGCCAATAATAAAGAGGTCAGCTCGCTCGATATCGAAGTCGGCAAGAGTTGGCGATGGCGCACCTGGATGAAGAGCAAGGTGTGGGCGGGCGATTGGAAGGTTGAGATTCAAGATGGTTCCGGCACCGTGCTCGAGACCGTCGAGTTCTCGGTGAAGGCGACCTGA
- a CDS encoding ABC transporter ATP-binding protein: protein MGTIEFKDIYKSFGSKHVLRGVTLSVKPGEVFFVIGQSGAGKSVLVKHLVGLLRPDAGRIYLDGADITDYTEKEYYPIRKRCAMVFQNSTLFDSMTLIENVMLPIRKHLDVTKQEARDQAMELLKKVGMHNYADRYPSDFGDGMRKKVAIARALSLSPEYVIFDEPTTGIDPISAAMVDKLIRHLSDNLGVTSIVISHDLRSIFGIADRIAMLYKGELLFDGSQNDFQNSTDPVVQQFITGNPEGPMEEPN from the coding sequence ATGGGAACAATTGAGTTCAAAGACATCTATAAAAGCTTTGGCAGCAAGCACGTGTTGCGCGGCGTCACGCTCAGCGTGAAGCCCGGCGAGGTCTTCTTTGTGATCGGGCAGTCCGGGGCGGGCAAGAGCGTGCTGGTGAAGCATCTGGTGGGGCTTTTGCGCCCCGACGCGGGTCGCATCTACCTCGACGGCGCCGACATCACCGACTACACGGAGAAGGAGTATTATCCCATCCGAAAACGCTGCGCGATGGTCTTCCAAAACTCAACGCTCTTCGACTCGATGACGCTCATCGAGAATGTGATGCTCCCGATTCGAAAGCACCTCGACGTGACCAAACAGGAGGCGCGCGACCAGGCGATGGAGCTCCTGAAAAAAGTCGGCATGCACAACTACGCCGACCGATACCCGTCGGATTTTGGCGACGGGATGCGCAAAAAAGTCGCCATCGCCCGCGCGCTGAGCCTGAGCCCCGAATATGTCATCTTTGACGAGCCGACCACCGGCATCGACCCCATCTCGGCGGCGATGGTCGATAAGCTGATCCGCCACCTGTCGGACAACCTGGGCGTCACCAGCATCGTCATCTCCCACGACCTGCGCAGCATCTTCGGCATCGCCGACCGCATCGCCATGCTCTATAAGGGCGAGCTGCTCTTTGACGGCAGCCAGAACGACTTCCAGAACTCGACCGACCCGGTCGTTCAGCAATTTATCACCGGCAACCCCGAAGGCCCGATGGAAGAGCCGAATTAA
- a CDS encoding MlaE family ABC transporter permease, giving the protein MAAETTQDPNAQVEEASPGFVHNMLAGIGAPILELYGTLRDMVRILGLTIYYIINGKGGPRRRNDIISQMYEIGNRSIVFIAVTLGFLGMILIFQAGFQANRITGDLSLLGALFLQLLLREFAPTITAMMLATRVGTGMAAQLGSMVVTEQVDALRMSGAQPVDYLVVPRFIAALIMMVVLTVFAIIVSFIAGAITANAFYGVNPRTFVDFGMLTWFDLWIGMAKAIAYGIAVPITACQAGLSVVGGSEGVGLATTKAVVNASLAVIVLDFIISGIGYAILAIL; this is encoded by the coding sequence ATGGCCGCAGAAACAACCCAAGACCCGAACGCCCAAGTCGAGGAGGCGTCGCCCGGCTTCGTGCACAATATGCTCGCCGGTATCGGCGCGCCGATCCTGGAGCTCTACGGCACGCTGCGCGATATGGTGCGCATCCTCGGGCTGACCATCTATTATATCATCAACGGCAAGGGCGGGCCGCGGCGGCGAAATGACATCATCTCGCAGATGTACGAGATCGGGAACCGCTCCATCGTATTTATCGCGGTGACGCTGGGGTTTCTGGGGATGATTCTCATCTTCCAGGCCGGCTTCCAGGCCAACCGCATCACGGGCGATTTGTCGTTGCTTGGCGCCCTCTTCTTGCAACTTCTGTTGCGCGAGTTCGCCCCGACCATCACCGCCATGATGCTCGCCACGCGCGTAGGCACCGGCATGGCCGCCCAGCTGGGCAGCATGGTGGTCACCGAACAGGTCGACGCGCTGCGCATGAGCGGCGCTCAGCCGGTGGACTACCTGGTTGTTCCGCGCTTTATCGCGGCGCTCATCATGATGGTCGTGTTGACGGTCTTCGCGATCATCGTGTCCTTTATCGCCGGCGCGATCACCGCGAACGCCTTCTACGGCGTCAACCCGCGCACCTTCGTCGACTTCGGCATGCTCACCTGGTTTGACCTGTGGATCGGCATGGCCAAGGCGATTGCCTATGGTATCGCGGTGCCGATCACCGCGTGTCAGGCGGGGCTAAGCGTGGTTGGCGGCAGTGAGGGCGTCGGCCTGGCCACCACCAAAGCGGTCGTCAACGCCAGCCTCGCCGTCATCGTGCTCGACTTTATTATCTCCGGCATCGGCTACGCGATCCTCGCGATCTTATAA
- a CDS encoding MlaE family ABC transporter permease → MINPLRKIGKQFLDWSDTIGGLVLMMVKVFANSAPWKLDGQQVWRSMYRIGVKSFPIVVVTALLTGAIMVIQAGMFIEKYGAYGLLGWGAGYSVLREVGPIMIGLMFSGRVGANTTAELGTMQITDQVDALRALAIDPVRYLVVPRIISMVVMLLLLVIIGDFAALLGGAITGQVLLGVDVKLFVWSIIEYIKLEDFTHGLWKAIVFGYSIGIISCYFGMSTRGGAVGVGRAVNASVVGSAIAIFVFDYFITYAMH, encoded by the coding sequence ATGATCAATCCGCTTCGAAAAATCGGCAAACAATTCCTGGATTGGTCCGACACCATCGGTGGGCTCGTGCTCATGATGGTCAAGGTCTTCGCCAACTCGGCGCCCTGGAAACTCGACGGCCAGCAGGTCTGGCGCAGCATGTACCGCATCGGGGTTAAGAGCTTCCCCATCGTCGTGGTCACCGCGCTGCTGACCGGCGCCATCATGGTGATCCAGGCCGGTATGTTCATCGAGAAATACGGCGCCTACGGCCTGCTCGGCTGGGGCGCGGGCTATAGCGTGCTGCGCGAGGTCGGCCCGATTATGATCGGGCTGATGTTCTCGGGGCGCGTCGGCGCCAACACCACCGCCGAGCTTGGGACCATGCAGATCACCGACCAGGTCGACGCCCTGCGCGCCCTGGCCATCGACCCGGTCCGCTACCTTGTGGTGCCGCGCATCATCTCGATGGTCGTGATGTTGCTGCTGCTGGTCATCATCGGCGACTTCGCCGCGCTGCTCGGCGGCGCCATCACCGGCCAGGTGTTGCTGGGCGTGGACGTGAAGTTATTCGTCTGGAGTATCATCGAGTATATCAAGCTCGAGGACTTCACCCACGGCCTCTGGAAGGCGATCGTCTTCGGGTATTCTATCGGCATTATCTCCTGCTATTTTGGCATGAGCACCCGCGGCGGCGCGGTGGGCGTGGGCCGGGCGGTCAACGCCTCGGTCGTCGGCAGCGCCATCGCCATCTTCGTCTTTGACTATTTTATCACCTACGCGATGCACTGA
- a CDS encoding ABC transporter ATP-binding protein has product MIKVENVCKSHLGRPVLRNISFEVNEGLNLGLIGPGGCGKTVLLKIICGLIRPDSGKVFINDVDVMSLKETEIAELRKSLGMLFQNYALFDDMTVSENIAFPLRQAGEASEEEIQELVKGLLVEIGLPTAAQKFPNELSGGMKKRVSFARAVIHKPPILFYDDPTAGLDPVTSSKIFRLLTQMKDDQGTTSITVSHDIDGIKDICENFLMLDRGQIVFHGSREEIEETDIKLVRQFWDASSDDELG; this is encoded by the coding sequence GTGATTAAAGTCGAGAACGTCTGCAAGAGCCACCTGGGGCGCCCGGTGCTGCGCAATATCAGCTTTGAGGTCAACGAAGGCTTAAACCTGGGCCTTATCGGCCCGGGCGGCTGCGGCAAAACGGTGCTGCTTAAGATCATCTGCGGGCTGATTCGCCCCGACAGCGGCAAGGTCTTCATCAACGACGTCGACGTGATGAGCCTCAAAGAGACCGAGATCGCCGAGCTTCGAAAGAGCCTGGGCATGCTCTTTCAGAATTACGCCCTCTTCGACGATATGACCGTCTCCGAGAATATCGCGTTCCCCCTGCGCCAGGCCGGCGAGGCCAGCGAAGAAGAGATTCAAGAGCTGGTCAAAGGACTCCTGGTTGAGATCGGGTTGCCCACGGCAGCCCAGAAATTCCCCAACGAGCTCTCCGGCGGCATGAAGAAGCGCGTGAGCTTTGCGCGCGCCGTGATTCATAAGCCGCCGATTCTATTTTATGACGACCCCACCGCTGGCCTCGACCCGGTGACGAGCTCGAAGATCTTCCGCCTGCTCACCCAGATGAAAGATGACCAGGGCACCACCTCAATCACGGTCAGCCACGATATCGACGGCATCAAAGATATCTGCGAGAATTTCCTCATGTTGGATCGCGGCCAGATCGTCTTCCACGGCAGCCGCGAAGAAATCGAAGAAACAGACATCAAGCTCGTGCGCCAATTCTGGGATGCATCCAGCGACGACGAGCTCGGGTAG
- a CDS encoding tetratricopeptide repeat protein, translated as MKRTLPYIHHFVALALLALMSMAIGCGSNRPVAHWDQKVLAVGRAHDAGKIDQAERDYLRLLKNPPSEDARRFVLTELAKISAQREDWGEALKRYKMVYAEGIDDEASATAHYRTGIILDEHFGEHERALKMRRDTITRFPRSVAAEMAVRDHAVYYKKAGDFEAMKRDFNQLASKVKGEPALGTLLFAAAHQLHKAGRTSEALPYYRRVWTEDPDGHLADDSLWEAAQIYEKRQDWPNAIAVYRKAAGLLQSAWFMGNDNSPWANDARRNLGYIYMLFLDDYPAALREFDQFLVDFPDGLLTDDVAWDRVHVLRLMHGQTAFEEAMREFAKQYPESRYIREVKRRLGEEAVQ; from the coding sequence TTGAAACGAACTCTTCCATATATCCATCATTTTGTTGCGCTGGCGTTGCTCGCGCTGATGAGCATGGCGATCGGCTGCGGCAGCAATCGTCCGGTGGCCCATTGGGACCAGAAGGTCCTGGCGGTGGGCCGCGCCCATGATGCAGGCAAAATTGACCAGGCCGAGCGCGACTACCTGCGCCTGCTCAAGAACCCGCCGAGCGAAGACGCCCGCCGCTTCGTGCTGACCGAGCTGGCCAAGATATCGGCACAACGCGAGGATTGGGGCGAAGCGCTCAAGCGCTATAAGATGGTCTACGCCGAGGGGATCGACGACGAGGCGAGCGCGACCGCGCATTATCGCACCGGCATCATCCTCGACGAACACTTCGGTGAGCACGAGCGCGCGCTTAAGATGCGCCGCGACACCATCACGCGTTTTCCCCGCTCGGTGGCCGCCGAGATGGCGGTGCGCGACCACGCGGTCTATTATAAAAAGGCCGGCGACTTCGAGGCGATGAAGCGCGACTTCAATCAGTTGGCCTCGAAGGTAAAGGGCGAGCCCGCCCTCGGGACGCTTTTATTCGCCGCGGCCCACCAGCTCCATAAGGCAGGCCGCACCTCGGAGGCCCTGCCCTATTATCGTCGCGTCTGGACCGAAGACCCCGACGGCCACCTGGCCGATGACTCACTCTGGGAGGCCGCCCAGATCTATGAGAAGCGCCAGGATTGGCCAAACGCCATCGCGGTCTATCGCAAGGCGGCCGGTCTGCTGCAAAGTGCCTGGTTTATGGGCAACGATAACTCCCCCTGGGCCAACGACGCGCGCCGAAACCTCGGCTATATCTATATGCTCTTCCTCGATGATTACCCGGCGGCGCTGCGCGAATTCGACCAATTTCTGGTGGACTTCCCCGACGGGCTTCTCACCGACGACGTCGCCTGGGACCGCGTGCATGTCCTGCGCCTGATGCACGGCCAGACAGCCTTCGAAGAGGCGATGCGTGAGTTCGCCAAGCAATACCCCGAGAGCCGCTATATCCGCGAAGTAAAACGCCGTCTCGGCGAGGAGGCTGTGCAGTGA
- the rplC gene encoding 50S ribosomal protein L3, giving the protein MRKGMLGEKIGMTQLFGPTGVRIPVTVIKVAGNVVIQKKSVEGKDGYSAVKIGFGDVKKLEKEGTESKYRLSRPEVGVFTAAGIDAPRKHVREFRVSEADLDAYTVGEEIPTDFFEAGEYIDATATSKGRGFAGVMVRHNFGGGKATHGVHEAYRHGGSIGMSADPARVLAGTKMAGQSGNATVTIQNLQVVQVLPEEKAILVKGSVPGAKGSLVMLRTATKKYQG; this is encoded by the coding sequence ATGCGTAAAGGAATGCTTGGAGAGAAAATCGGAATGACGCAACTGTTCGGACCCACCGGCGTCCGTATTCCCGTGACCGTCATCAAGGTCGCTGGAAACGTTGTCATTCAGAAGAAAAGTGTTGAAGGCAAAGACGGCTACTCGGCTGTCAAAATTGGCTTCGGCGACGTCAAGAAGCTTGAGAAAGAGGGCACCGAGTCGAAATATCGTCTCTCGCGTCCGGAAGTTGGTGTCTTCACCGCTGCTGGAATCGACGCCCCCCGCAAGCACGTGCGTGAGTTCCGCGTGAGCGAAGCTGACCTGGACGCATACACGGTTGGCGAAGAAATCCCCACGGACTTCTTCGAAGCTGGCGAGTATATCGACGCGACCGCGACCAGCAAGGGTCGTGGTTTCGCCGGTGTTATGGTTCGCCATAACTTCGGTGGTGGTAAAGCCACTCACGGTGTGCACGAAGCGTATCGTCATGGTGGTTCCATCGGTATGTCGGCAGACCCCGCGCGCGTCCTGGCCGGTACCAAGATGGCGGGCCAGTCCGGCAATGCGACCGTGACGATTCAGAACCTTCAGGTTGTCCAGGTGCTCCCGGAAGAGAAGGCAATTCTCGTCAAGGGTAGCGTCCCCGGCGCCAAAGGCTCGCTCGTGATGTTGCGTACGGCCACGAAGAAATATCAGGGATAA
- a CDS encoding cyclic nucleotide-binding domain-containing protein: protein MTSKKLRKYLAYYQKTLREEPDNIEARLRLAAVFRDMGREVHAIEEYATASRLLAREGLALEAIAACKAILELAPDHTDTLMFLARMYARVPDATGGAARIARPLQAQPSSPNAGRLKPLSRPEPTAIAAQPFVLATPKQRGAGVAAAQANRRLNQPARVADQPHQETVVGNMGEEYEKYVASQRAERLSSQPTRSNVPVVNPENVRHTQEMDASDREVILRGATRVSQVDEVSDEMMTLSAEASAELSVSGEITAERELSANQADLRRTQDIDASDIILEETVAGDDAVRGTQDIDADDILLEEDVEDEPITDEFKVDSEDGAETFEAGVFNMKSLELEQERSGQWDDLAFLDELDDLYEVETPNTSDLTAIIDVNEPAPVLSVKRADLPNIPLFSDLNASTFVQLLEQMEYRVVPPDTYIIESGCTDPALFVIVRGTIVVERKLDDEKVELARMGEGEFFGEFALLTGRNELASVRAEGELALLEISKDVVHRIAETDPKIWDVLWDFYYVRVLNNMLTSSRIFRSMGDEARHNLINKFELKELAAGELLAGQGAYDDHVYIISLGEVQIEMPGEGGKPRVVDTLGEGEFLGLISGLANEPMVADVRAVGETALLGLAGEDFRRVVATSAEIEREVKAAVKMRRQRIGAAAE, encoded by the coding sequence ATGACGTCGAAAAAGCTCAGGAAATACCTGGCTTATTACCAGAAAACGCTGCGTGAGGAGCCTGATAATATCGAGGCGCGCCTGCGGCTCGCCGCGGTCTTTCGGGATATGGGGCGTGAGGTGCACGCGATTGAGGAATACGCGACGGCGTCGCGCTTGCTGGCCCGTGAGGGCCTGGCGCTCGAGGCCATCGCGGCGTGCAAGGCGATTTTAGAGCTCGCCCCGGACCACACCGACACGCTGATGTTTTTGGCGCGCATGTACGCGCGGGTGCCCGACGCGACCGGAGGGGCTGCGCGCATCGCGCGCCCGCTTCAGGCCCAGCCGAGCTCGCCAAACGCCGGGCGTTTGAAGCCCTTGAGTCGCCCGGAGCCCACGGCTATCGCGGCCCAGCCCTTTGTTTTGGCCACGCCCAAACAGAGAGGGGCGGGGGTCGCCGCGGCCCAGGCCAATCGACGCCTGAATCAACCCGCCCGTGTCGCCGACCAACCCCACCAAGAGACAGTGGTCGGCAATATGGGTGAGGAATACGAGAAATATGTCGCCTCCCAGCGCGCCGAGCGGTTGTCCTCGCAGCCGACCCGCTCCAATGTCCCGGTCGTTAACCCGGAGAATGTGCGGCATACCCAGGAGATGGACGCGAGCGACCGTGAGGTGATCTTACGCGGGGCGACGCGGGTGTCGCAGGTCGACGAGGTCTCTGATGAGATGATGACCTTGAGCGCCGAGGCGAGCGCCGAGTTGTCGGTCAGCGGCGAGATCACCGCGGAGCGCGAACTCAGCGCCAATCAGGCCGATCTGCGCCGAACCCAGGATATCGACGCCAGCGATATCATCCTCGAAGAGACTGTCGCCGGCGATGACGCGGTGCGCGGCACCCAGGATATCGACGCCGACGATATTCTGCTCGAAGAAGATGTCGAGGATGAGCCGATCACCGATGAATTCAAGGTCGATAGTGAGGACGGCGCGGAGACCTTTGAGGCCGGCGTCTTCAATATGAAGAGCCTGGAGCTTGAGCAAGAGAGGAGTGGGCAGTGGGATGACCTGGCGTTCCTCGACGAGCTTGATGACCTCTACGAGGTGGAGACGCCCAATACCAGCGACCTGACCGCGATTATCGACGTCAATGAACCTGCGCCGGTGCTCAGCGTGAAGCGGGCCGACTTGCCCAATATACCGCTGTTTAGCGATCTCAATGCGTCGACCTTCGTGCAACTGCTCGAGCAAATGGAGTATCGGGTCGTCCCTCCTGACACCTATATTATCGAGTCTGGGTGCACGGACCCGGCGCTTTTTGTGATTGTGCGAGGCACCATCGTCGTGGAGCGAAAGCTCGATGATGAGAAGGTTGAGTTGGCCCGCATGGGGGAGGGGGAGTTCTTCGGCGAGTTTGCGCTGCTGACCGGGCGCAACGAATTGGCCAGCGTGCGCGCCGAGGGGGAATTGGCGCTGCTCGAGATCAGCAAGGATGTCGTGCATCGCATCGCCGAGACCGACCCCAAGATCTGGGACGTCCTCTGGGATTTTTATTATGTGCGCGTGCTAAACAATATGCTCACATCGAGCCGTATTTTCCGCAGCATGGGAGACGAGGCGCGCCATAATCTGATCAATAAATTCGAGCTTAAAGAACTCGCCGCCGGAGAGTTGCTCGCCGGGCAGGGCGCCTACGACGACCACGTCTATATTATCTCGTTGGGCGAGGTGCAGATCGAGATGCCGGGCGAGGGTGGCAAGCCCAGGGTCGTCGACACGTTGGGTGAGGGGGAGTTTTTAGGGTTGATCTCGGGGCTGGCCAATGAGCCGATGGTGGCAGATGTTCGCGCGGTCGGTGAGACGGCCCTATTGGGGCTGGCTGGCGAGGATTTCCGGCGCGTCGTGGCGACTTCCGCCGAGATTGAGCGCGAGGTCAAGGCGGCGGTAAAAATGCGGCGCCAGAGAATTGGCGCCGCGGCGGAGTGA
- a CDS encoding methyltransferase domain-containing protein: MLSKSILELLACPTCNNPQLQVGSARRPALVCEQCDQAFPIVDGIIDMTPSERNPAPGSYRTETLFNLIAGIYDLVAPLMSMGVWRCDPLRYVDMSNQALGRGNKGVVVAAPIGTGMPLDRVLAPYHDLTLIGVDQSWKMLRKAKSRFAASGEKVQLIRADFQQLPFRDGVVDSLISFHGLHTFADRTKTLREFGRCLRADGFMTGAALVRGQEGVADTLLDRYERYGVYPLLRTAEFLTRELREGPFQEVRFSTYGAVMFYSALRNGLEQAHIEDAS; the protein is encoded by the coding sequence ATGCTATCGAAATCTATCCTCGAACTCCTCGCCTGCCCGACCTGCAATAACCCGCAGCTTCAGGTCGGCAGCGCGCGACGACCGGCGCTGGTCTGCGAGCAATGCGACCAGGCATTCCCCATCGTCGACGGCATCATTGATATGACGCCGTCGGAGCGAAATCCGGCGCCCGGGAGCTATCGGACCGAGACGCTGTTTAACCTGATCGCAGGCATCTACGATCTGGTGGCCCCCCTGATGAGCATGGGCGTGTGGCGCTGCGATCCGCTGCGCTATGTCGACATGTCGAACCAGGCGCTGGGGCGCGGCAATAAGGGCGTCGTGGTCGCCGCGCCGATCGGCACGGGGATGCCGCTGGACCGAGTCCTCGCCCCCTATCATGACTTGACGCTGATCGGCGTGGACCAGTCCTGGAAGATGCTCCGCAAGGCCAAGAGCCGCTTCGCGGCCAGCGGTGAGAAGGTGCAGCTTATCCGGGCGGACTTCCAGCAACTTCCCTTTCGAGATGGGGTCGTCGACAGCCTGATTAGCTTCCACGGGCTGCACACCTTTGCGGACCGCACCAAAACCCTGCGCGAGTTTGGCCGGTGTCTGCGAGCCGACGGGTTTATGACCGGCGCCGCCCTGGTGCGCGGCCAGGAAGGGGTCGCAGACACCCTGCTGGACCGCTACGAGCGCTACGGCGTGTACCCGCTACTTCGCACCGCGGAGTTCTTAACCCGCGAGCTGCGCGAAGGCCCGTTCCAGGAGGTGCGATTCTCAACCTACGGCGCGGTGATGTTCTACTCGGCGCTGCGAAACGGTCTTGAGCAAGCACATATCGAAGACGCGTCTTAA